One stretch of Schlesneria sp. DSM 10557 DNA includes these proteins:
- a CDS encoding thioredoxin-like domain-containing protein: MTSQSFRLMALLVASSAMGSSAWAADPPKVADTMAFVPRQKDVEFETPKPADYAKCKVEVERRGKINGWVVLGPAGQVLRKFLDTDGVGGIDQWRYYNHGVEVYRDIDTNNNNKVDQCRWLNLGGTRWGIDSNEDGRIDEWKILSAAEASKEALRALITGDEAAFQSIMINEDDLKSLGVDSRISARLLEAAADPGKKAKAVMAKTKTLSAQSRWTRFDAQMPSLIPADDEKAKGDLLVYESAMAIVETQSKFNAVQIGEMIRVGDVWKLTQVPTPIEGEVMTTSGGILMEPIVASSTITPGPAGPSPKVEKILKELQEIETSLMKQGQPPEQVKTLMTKRAALLKEAIELAETDEEKSLLMKQTVDGYALASQMGTFPEGVAALKEIETDLTKAAPDSPLLPYTTYRLLQAEYYVNLQAAEEDKDKQAEVQKAWLEGLDSFVTKYPTSDDADDAMVMLGTHEELQGRSKEATEWYQRLLKEKPKSAMAPRAQGALKRLRLNGQNLALSGPGLGGGVVDVKSLKGQVVLVVFWASEYKVCEDDVPQLRALYQDNKAKGFEIVGVSLDFDKSTALPFVQKHKMNWKHIYQPNQTTQSGGLNSPIAESFGIISLPTMFLVDREGKVVNRNATLTDVKTELPNLLKTGDNVAQGKKAK, from the coding sequence ATGACTTCGCAGAGTTTTCGTTTAATGGCACTACTGGTGGCCAGTTCAGCGATGGGCAGTTCCGCATGGGCAGCCGATCCACCGAAAGTTGCAGATACGATGGCCTTCGTGCCCCGCCAGAAAGATGTTGAATTCGAAACCCCCAAACCGGCCGACTACGCGAAATGCAAAGTGGAAGTCGAACGCCGAGGCAAAATCAACGGATGGGTGGTGCTCGGCCCCGCCGGGCAGGTCCTGCGTAAGTTTCTCGATACCGATGGCGTCGGCGGGATTGACCAGTGGCGGTACTACAATCACGGCGTGGAAGTCTATCGTGACATCGACACGAACAATAACAATAAGGTCGATCAGTGCCGGTGGCTGAACCTGGGCGGCACTCGCTGGGGAATCGACTCCAACGAAGATGGTCGAATTGACGAATGGAAGATCCTTTCCGCAGCCGAAGCATCGAAAGAAGCGCTGCGCGCATTGATCACAGGGGACGAAGCCGCCTTTCAGTCCATCATGATCAATGAGGATGACCTGAAGTCACTTGGCGTGGATTCCCGGATTTCCGCGCGATTGCTCGAAGCCGCTGCGGACCCCGGTAAAAAAGCCAAGGCCGTCATGGCCAAAACGAAAACGCTGTCCGCTCAGAGCCGCTGGACACGTTTCGATGCTCAAATGCCCAGCCTGATTCCTGCGGATGATGAAAAAGCGAAGGGCGATTTGCTGGTGTACGAGAGCGCGATGGCGATTGTGGAAACGCAATCCAAGTTTAACGCGGTCCAGATTGGAGAAATGATTCGTGTCGGCGACGTCTGGAAGCTGACACAGGTTCCGACTCCGATCGAAGGCGAAGTCATGACGACCAGCGGCGGAATCCTGATGGAGCCGATCGTCGCGTCGAGCACGATCACTCCTGGCCCCGCAGGCCCGTCTCCCAAGGTCGAAAAAATCCTGAAAGAACTTCAGGAGATCGAGACGAGCTTGATGAAGCAAGGTCAGCCACCCGAGCAGGTCAAGACCCTGATGACCAAGCGTGCCGCACTCCTGAAAGAAGCAATCGAACTTGCGGAGACTGATGAAGAGAAGTCACTGCTGATGAAGCAGACAGTTGATGGGTACGCCCTCGCTTCGCAGATGGGAACATTTCCTGAGGGCGTTGCAGCGCTGAAGGAAATCGAAACGGATCTGACGAAGGCTGCTCCCGATTCGCCGCTGCTCCCGTATACGACTTACCGGCTGCTGCAGGCCGAGTACTACGTCAACCTTCAGGCCGCCGAAGAAGACAAGGACAAGCAGGCAGAAGTTCAAAAGGCCTGGCTGGAAGGTCTCGACAGCTTTGTTACCAAGTATCCGACATCCGACGATGCAGATGATGCAATGGTCATGCTCGGCACACACGAAGAATTGCAGGGGCGAAGTAAAGAGGCCACCGAGTGGTATCAGAGGCTGCTGAAAGAAAAGCCCAAATCGGCAATGGCCCCGCGTGCGCAAGGCGCTCTGAAACGACTGAGACTGAATGGCCAGAATCTGGCGCTGTCAGGACCGGGTCTGGGTGGCGGAGTCGTTGATGTGAAGAGCCTCAAGGGACAAGTCGTCCTCGTCGTCTTCTGGGCGAGCGAATACAAAGTCTGCGAAGATGATGTTCCGCAACTGAGAGCGCTGTACCAGGACAACAAGGCGAAAGGCTTTGAAATCGTTGGAGTTTCACTCGACTTTGACAAATCGACGGCCCTTCCATTCGTACAGAAGCACAAGATGAACTGGAAGCACATCTATCAACCCAACCAGACGACGCAGTCCGGCGGACTGAACAGTCCCATTGCTGAATCGTTTGGGATTATCTCGCTTCCAACGATGTTTCTGGTGGACCGCGAAGGGAAAGTCGTCAATCGAAACGCCACCCTGACGGATGTCAAAACCGAACTCCCCAATCTGCTGAAGACCGGTGACAACGTCGCCCAAGGCAAAAAAGCAAAATAG